The Methanomicrobia archaeon DNA window TTCTCCCAGTCCTTGAAGTTCCGCTGGAACCGCTCGATATGCAGTGCCTCGAGTCGCATATCGATCTCGTTCTTGAGCATGGTCGAGAGCTCATCAACGATGAGTTCGGGATCGAAGCCTTTCACGCGGAGGAGCCGCGCGCCCACCGGCAGCATCAACCTGAGCAGCCGGAGGTCCGCGTCAATCACGCGCTCGATCCCCGGCTTCAGCACTTTCACGACCACCTCGTTACCTTCCAACTTCGCCCGGTAAATCTGCGCGATCGAGCCACTTGCGAGCGGTTTCTTGTTTATCTCGTCAAAGACGTCCTCGAGCTGTTTGCAGGTCGAATATGTCTCGCCGGTCGTCTCGTCAACGCATTCACAGGGGAAGGTTACCGAACGGTTGATCTCCTCGAAGGGTAACGGGGCAACGCCGGATTGCAATTTCTGCAGCTCGACAATGATCGGTGGCGGCACGATGTCCGGCCGCTGGCTCAGCAACTGGCCTAACTTGATGAACGTGGGCCCGAGCTCGGTAAGTGCCAATCGCAGGTGCTCGCCCTCCTCTTCCCAGCCCTCCGCAGGTGCGCAGATGGGCTCGGTAGGTATGCCGCCCTTCGCAAAGCTCCGGTAGAAGCCCAGCAGTGATGAGATCAGGTGATACTTCCACACCACTCTGAGGATGACAATTACCCGTTTCGTCAGTCTGAACATGCGGTTATCGCCTCAGCACCGTAATAGCACCGTAATAATAGACGCTCAATAACATAGAGCGAGCGGCTATATAACCATTTCGCATACCGATCGCAGTCCAAACGCGGGGAACAGTAGTGCCCCTGATTCGTTCGTGTCGTTGACGCGGACCTCAAAAGGGCCGCAAAAAATGGCGATAATAACGGTTGAAGAGTTCCTCCGCCTGCTTCACCGGTGCGGGATACCGTGCTCTATAGGTCTGCATCAACGCGTCCCGATCGCGGCACGCGAGCGCGATCCGTAACAATTCCAGCACGGATTCGTTGATCCGCTCGTCTTCATGCCTCCAGTTCGGCACCTCAATGGTCATGCAGAAATCCGCGATCGTGAACCGCCGGCGGAGTAGTGGCGCGATCGAGCCGATGAGGATCCCGTTCCCCAGCTCGATGAAGTGCGGTACACCGATCTTATTCACCCGTCCGGGATCGGTTAAGCGCTCATACGACTGCTGACCGTAGGCATGGAGCTCGAAATAGAATGCGGGCGTGTATCTGCGAATGAGCCTGAGCAACAGCTGCCCCGCGGCGCTCTCATAATACTCGGCAGTGAGGACACCGATGTACTGACCGCCCGCAACGAGGCTCGGCACCAGTATCGCTTCACCGGCACTGAGCTCCTCAGCGGCCAAACGCGCGATAATGGGCGCTGTGACCAGGCCTTCGTCACCGTGGAGCCCGCCGATCACGAGCCTCGTCGGGCCCGCTGCCGGTCCCCGGGCAGCGTACAGCCGCACGTTGAAGACGGTCTGCGGTTCAAACAACGCCCGCACCCCTTTTGCTGATCGTTTCGCGCACGGTGAGGCGGTTGAGCAGCCGTTGCCCGTCCTCAGTGCTGAAGAGCGGCAGCTCCCAGAGTTGCACGGTTCTGAACCGCGTTACCGTTACTGCCCGCTCGGCCCGACGGTCGTAGCCCTGTTTTCCGTACGGCTCTTTCGCCACGATCATGCCACGCCGCTGCCACGCGGGTGTCTCATTCAGGTTAATACCCTCGCGATAGAGCAGCTCGTGCACCTCCATCGCCTTCATCCCTTTCACACGCGTTTCAGCCGCGCGTTTGCTCAGACCCAGCGTTTGCAGGCCGTAATAGCCATATGCATTGATATGATTCCGCCATGCTTCCGCCTGCCGGTGCGCGAGGTACGCCCGTAATCCCTCGTCAAGGTCGCAGATCGGAATGACTCGCGCATCGAAGGCAATAGGCCTGGTAAATCGCAGCACGAGCGTCAATGCACTCGCCAGATAGCTGGCAATGACCGAATTGAGCTTCTCCAGCCGGCCCCGGAACGGGACGTGGGTGAAGCAGAGATTCACCTCATCGGAGAAGAGGAACGCGAGCAGCGGGTCGAAGCCGCTCCGCTCGAAGAAGAGCGTCACGGCATCTGCCATGCCGGTGGCAAATCGCGTATCAAACGGTTTTGAGAACTCAGGCTGCAAGAGCCGCCGGAAGTTGCGGCCATCGGCACGGACAATGAGCGGTGGTAACGCCCGGATCGCCGCGTATAGCTCGAGCTCCTTTTCCGCGTGATCGTCCCTTATCCGGCTCTGAGCCGTCATCACGGTTCTGACCCGTGCCGTCTGTCCCGTTCGGCGCCGCTCAGCCAGCCCGAGCCTGGCCGGCCCTGGCGAGCGAGCTATCTAACGTTCGCGCTCCTCTGAGTCCTCGCGCTCTTCCGCGAGCTGGCGTCTCACGTGCTTGATGATCACGATATCCCCGATCGCGGTGACCCAGCGGTACGGAATGATCACACCTTTCTTCCTGCCCACGTTGAACGCATTGGGACTGACGTTCTTCACGGCGATGCCTGAGATTCGCTTATCCTTGATATCAACAGTCACATCCTCAACCTTTCCCACGTAGATGCCCCGATCGGTATACAAATCCTGCCCGTACAACGACGATAATTGTATTTCCATAATGCTCTTTATGAGAGGAAGGCAGTATAAATAAGTATCGGGTTACCGCGGGGAGAATCGATGCGCGCATCCATACAGGTTGGTCGAGTCATTGGCATTCCTATACGCCTCCATGTCACGTTCCTGCTCATCTTTCCGCTCATGGTGCTTATGTTCGCGCAGGGCCCCGCGCCGGTGGGTTTGGGCGATACGGCGGACTTCTCACGGCCATTTCGCTATGCGCTCGCACTTGTGGCCGCATTTCTCTTCTTCCTCTCGCTACTGCTCCATGAGCTCTCGCATTCGTATGTCGCGATGAAGTACGGGACAAAGATCCGGAATATCACGCTCTTTATCTTCGGCGGCCTGGCGCTGATGGAGGATCTGCCGCGCGAGCCTGATAAGGAGTGGCGGATCGCGATCGCGGGGCCGTTAATGAGCTTCGTGCTCGGCGGTACCTTCCTCGCCGCTCATTTCGGGCTCTCCCGGGGCAATCTGCTGCAGTTCGAGCCGCTTCTGATCATCCTCTTCAGCATCGGGCTCCTCAACGTGATCCTGGGCACCTTCAATCTCCTACCCGCATTTCCTATGGATGGCGGCCGCGTCTTACGCGCGTTCCTGGCAAAACGCGTGCAGTTCCTCACCGCGACGAAGCGCGCGGTCTTCGTGGGCAAGGCGTTTGCGCTCGTCATGGGCATTATGGGCTTCATGCCTGATCCCTTCATCCTCATCACCCGCGGGGAGATCAGTATTCCCTTCAACCCGTGGTTGTCGATCATCGCCGTCTTCCTGTTCATCGCGGCGACTGAGGAGGAGACCGCGACGGTCGCCGTTGCCGCACTGGATGGCCTCACGGTGCGGGAGCTCATGCGCGCTAATAATGTCTGCGTGCCCGCGGATATGCCGCTTCCCGCACTGCGCGCAAAGATGATCGCGGAGAAGACGACCGACTACGCCGTGATTGATGGGTCAGGCGAGTATAAAGGGTTCATTTCGCTCGCTGAGCTCAAGAAACACACCGGCGAGCCGCTGGAACTGCTCCGCGTGGCTGACGTGCTCCCGTTCGAGGATCACGAGCGTGGGGCCGTGATCGTGCAGCAGGCGAGCGCAATCGAAGCGCTTAAGCGCATGAGCGGTACGAGTAAGAATATCCTCGCGGTCGTTGATGGAGAATCGGGGCAGATCAGGGGCATCATCACGAAACGCGATCTGGTGATGGTCGTGGAGATGCTGCGAACCTGACTGAATATATAAATGAGCGGTGTGCACGCGACGCGTTATTTTGAAGCGCCCTTTATCGTGCCTGATGTCTTGATGACCCGTATACCAATGCTCGCCGTGTCAATCGCATAGATACAGGCGAGTGCGGCACGGACCTCCTCGACCCGGTCATGGGCGCACCGGAGAATGCCGACTCCACGGGTACCGTCCTCGCTCGGGTGATACTCGATCAGCCAGAGCTTGCTCTCGCTCGCGCCAAGCTCACCGTAGAGCGCATATACCGAGTCCCAAATCGCCCTCAGGATCGCTCGTTTATCGACCGGGCGCTCACAGAGCAGCTCGAATCGAAGATACCGGCGGCGATCGCGGAGTGTCGGTGGGGTGTAAACCATGCAGAGCACGCAAACCGGCAAAACCATCGTTCTTCGCGCCATCACAGCACCTCCAGCTCGCGATCCCTCTTCCACCGCTTCGCCACCACGCCCTGTGGCGTCTCGGAAAGCGCACGCACCGCTTCCGCTCGCGTCATGCCGAAGAGCGCAGCCAGCGCGATCAACTCCCGGGGCGCTCTCAGGTCGTAGATCGAGTGCGCATGACTGGTCAGGATCACCGGCGCCCGGTACTTCCGGACGAGCTTCAACTGCTCCCGCATCGTGGTCAGGATACGTGCGCGCTCCCCGCGCCTGCTCCGGATGAGTGCGCTCATATTAAAATCGATGGCAACACCGTTCTCAGCGGCGAACCGCACCAGCACGTAGCTTAACGTGCCCTCGCCTTTCTCGCTGCACGGATGGGTCAGTACGTCCACCTTCGGACTCTCGACCGCGGCTCTGGTGATCTTATCGTCACTGCCGTGCACCGCAATAACCGTGACCCGGTCCTCGAGCTGCCGGAGCTTACGCTTCAGCTCCGTCACGGTCTGCGCCTGTATCTCAACACCGAGGATCAGATCCGCCAACCAGCAGTCCTGAAGCACGTGGTTATCGTAATTGCTGATGGCGATCTGAGCGAAGCCATAGCGTTTCGCAACGCGCAGCAGCTCCTCTGCTGGCGTGTCCGTTTCGGGATACGCGTGCACATTGAGATCAATATAGGCAGGCATCAGGGAAACAGAAGTGCTCAGAAGTTAATAAGTGTTCGAAAAACCCCGGTTGAGCCGCGGGGATGGAAAATACGGCAGGCCGAGCGCCCTGTTAGTCAGTAAGTAAGTATTTATCAGTCCGGGAAAGAAAGGAGAAGTAGATGTGGTTATGGCTTATGCAACGGCTGCGGAAACCATACTGAACGCGGTTCTTACTCGCGGATATCAGGTACATCCAGAGGCGTTAAAGATCCTGGAGGCGCGCGGCGAAGCGACTGCACTGGCGATCCTGGATTCATTTACCGAGCGGTTTCCCGATGCGGTCGTTATTGAAGCTGATCATCTGAACGAGCTGCTCGCAC harbors:
- a CDS encoding site-2 protease family protein, giving the protein MRASIQVGRVIGIPIRLHVTFLLIFPLMVLMFAQGPAPVGLGDTADFSRPFRYALALVAAFLFFLSLLLHELSHSYVAMKYGTKIRNITLFIFGGLALMEDLPREPDKEWRIAIAGPLMSFVLGGTFLAAHFGLSRGNLLQFEPLLIILFSIGLLNVILGTFNLLPAFPMDGGRVLRAFLAKRVQFLTATKRAVFVGKAFALVMGIMGFMPDPFILITRGEISIPFNPWLSIIAVFLFIAATEEETATVAVAALDGLTVRELMRANNVCVPADMPLPALRAKMIAEKTTDYAVIDGSGEYKGFISLAELKKHTGEPLELLRVADVLPFEDHERGAVIVQQASAIEALKRMSGTSKNILAVVDGESGQIRGIITKRDLVMVVEMLRT
- a CDS encoding tRNA 5'-guanylyltransferase, producing MTAQSRIRDDHAEKELELYAAIRALPPLIVRADGRNFRRLLQPEFSKPFDTRFATGMADAVTLFFERSGFDPLLAFLFSDEVNLCFTHVPFRGRLEKLNSVIASYLASALTLVLRFTRPIAFDARVIPICDLDEGLRAYLAHRQAEAWRNHINAYGYYGLQTLGLSKRAAETRVKGMKAMEVHELLYREGINLNETPAWQRRGMIVAKEPYGKQGYDRRAERAVTVTRFRTVQLWELPLFSTEDGQRLLNRLTVRETISKRGAGVV
- a CDS encoding ribonuclease P protein component 2 (Part of ribonuclease P, a protein complex which generates mature tRNA molecules by cleaving their 5'ends; Archaeal RNase P has multiple protein subunits homologous to eukaryotic nuclear RNase P proteins) — protein: MARRTMVLPVCVLCMVYTPPTLRDRRRYLRFELLCERPVDKRAILRAIWDSVYALYGELGASESKLWLIEYHPSEDGTRGVGILRCAHDRVEEVRAALACIYAIDTASIGIRVIKTSGTIKGASK
- a CDS encoding DUF2119 domain-containing protein → MRTGNGCSTASPCAKRSAKGVRALFEPQTVFNVRLYAARGPAAGPTRLVIGGLHGDEGLVTAPIIARLAAEELSAGEAILVPSLVAGGQYIGVLTAEYYESAAGQLLLRLIRRYTPAFYFELHAYGQQSYERLTDPGRVNKIGVPHFIELGNGILIGSIAPLLRRRFTIADFCMTIEVPNWRHEDERINESVLELLRIALACRDRDALMQTYRARYPAPVKQAEELFNRYYRHFLRPF
- a CDS encoding photosystem reaction center subunit H — encoded protein: MEIQLSSLYGQDLYTDRGIYVGKVEDVTVDIKDKRISGIAVKNVSPNAFNVGRKKGVIIPYRWVTAIGDIVIIKHVRRQLAEEREDSEERER
- a CDS encoding ribonuclease P protein component 3 (Part of ribonuclease P, a protein complex which generates mature tRNA molecules by cleaving their 5'ends; archaeal RNase P has multiple protein subunits homologous to eukaryotic nuclear RNase P proteins), with the protein product MPAYIDLNVHAYPETDTPAEELLRVAKRYGFAQIAISNYDNHVLQDCWLADLILGVEIQAQTVTELKRKLRQLEDRVTVIAVHGSDDKITRAAVESPKVDVLTHPCSEKGEGTLSYVLVRFAAENGVAIDFNMSALIRSRRGERARILTTMREQLKLVRKYRAPVILTSHAHSIYDLRAPRELIALAALFGMTRAEAVRALSETPQGVVAKRWKRDRELEVL